DNA sequence from the Corynebacterium freneyi genome:
AGGGTCGGCTCGATGGCGGCGCCGGTGAGCAGGATGGTCTCCAGCGCGTCGCCGATCTTGCGGTCGCCGTTCGGGATGAACACGCGGGCGTTGTCCTGCGGTCGGGTCTGCGGCAGCTGCTCGACGGCGGTGCGGAAGTTCGGGTTTTCGTCCATGAACTTCTTCTGCTCCGGGTCATCGACGGCGTCCTTGCGCACCGGCATGTAGCCGACGTTGCGGGACCAGTACGCGGTGTTTTCGGTGTTGGTGATGAAGTCGATGAACTTCGCCGCGTTGTTCTGGCGCTCCTCGGAGATGCCGGCGGGGATGGCCAGGCCGGCACCGCCGGTCGGGCAGCCGCCGTCGCCGTTGGGGTTGGGCAGGAAGGCGGTGCCGACCTCGAAGTCGGCGGTGTCGTTGATGCCGGCCAGGTCGCCGGTGGAGGCGACGATCGAGCCGAGCAGGCCGGTGCCGAATTCGTTGGCGAGGTCGTTGGACACGGTCGCCCAGCCGTCGTCGACGGTGGACTTGAGCCACTCGACGGCGGCGATGGTCTCGGGGCTGGTCAGCTTCATGTCCCAGCCGTCGGAGTAGGCGCCGCCCTTCGTCCACAGCGGGCCGGAGAAGGTCCAGGACAGGTAGTCGACGGCGTTGCCCCAGCCGTGGGCGCGTTCGCGGCCGGACAGCTTCTTCTGCAGGGTCTTGCCCCACTCGGTCATCTCGTCCCAGGACTCGGGGCCGCGGTCGGGCAGGCCGGCTTCCTTCCACAGGTCCTTGTTGTAGTAGAACAGCGGCGTCGATCGGGCGAACGGCATGGCGAAGTGCCCGTCGTTGAGCGCGTAGTCCTCGTAGAGGCTGTCGACGTAGGTGGAGGTGTCCACGCCGGCGCGCTCGGCGACCTCGTCGATGTTGGCGATCTGGCCGTTGAGGGCGAAGTTGAACCACCAGACGTCGGACAGGACGACGACGTCGGGCAGGTCG
Encoded proteins:
- a CDS encoding ABC transporter substrate-binding protein: MNDRINRTPNGMNRRTFLALLGLTGAGAALTACAGTGGGDGGAEGDPNTIVWWSNHPASSKAIEEELIARFEKENPDLKVRLVDGGKNYEELGQKFNAALSGTDLPDVVVLSDVWWFNFALNGQIANIDEVAERAGVDTSTYVDSLYEDYALNDGHFAMPFARSTPLFYYNKDLWKEAGLPDRGPESWDEMTEWGKTLQKKLSGRERAHGWGNAVDYLSWTFSGPLWTKGGAYSDGWDMKLTSPETIAAVEWLKSTVDDGWATVSNDLANEFGTGLLGSIVASTGDLAGINDTADFEVGTAFLPNPNGDGGCPTGGAGLAIPAGISEERQNNAAKFIDFITNTENTAYWSRNVGYMPVRKDAVDDPEQKKFMDENPNFRTAVEQLPQTRPQDNARVFIPNGDRKIGDALETILLTGAAIEPTLSSLEEELTTAYERDIEPHL